The following proteins come from a genomic window of Mycolicibacterium rufum:
- a CDS encoding RNA polymerase sigma factor codes for MSTSADRLAETVRIEGVRILATLVRTVGDLQIAEDAVQEATLRALRDWPRTGIPDEPRAWLTVTARRVAIDILRREHARAGKERASMDLGAGGEEPGGAVADDRLRLFFTCCHPALALDQQVTLALRTLCGLSPKQIAAVLLSTEAAVAKRLTRTRAKIARAAIPYRVPADEDLPERLAAVCSVVHASYTIAHSAVGGDTVSDVDGCREALRLARLVHELMPDEPTPMAVLALLLYTEARRPARFDAVGDPVLLAEQDRRRWDRQAIEEADVLLNTSLRRTEGIADPYQLQAAIAAEHARASSYDATDWAEIVRLYDLLLSLRPTTPAALARAVALAEWRGPDAGLQVLTSLSPDQRWHAVRGELLARQGEFDEAIAATRLSLTDDVPAPERRYRERRIAQWSSRL; via the coding sequence TTGTCGACTTCGGCTGACCGACTGGCCGAGACCGTCCGGATCGAGGGCGTGCGGATCCTCGCCACCCTCGTCCGGACGGTCGGCGACCTGCAGATCGCCGAGGACGCCGTGCAGGAGGCGACGCTGCGCGCGCTGAGGGACTGGCCACGCACCGGCATCCCCGACGAACCGCGTGCCTGGCTGACCGTCACCGCCCGCCGGGTGGCCATCGACATCCTTCGCCGCGAGCACGCTCGAGCCGGAAAGGAGCGCGCGAGCATGGATCTCGGCGCGGGCGGAGAGGAGCCCGGCGGCGCGGTCGCCGACGATCGCCTGCGATTGTTCTTCACCTGCTGTCATCCCGCGCTCGCGCTGGATCAGCAGGTGACACTCGCCTTGCGCACGTTGTGCGGGCTGTCGCCCAAACAGATTGCCGCCGTGCTGCTGTCGACTGAAGCGGCGGTGGCCAAACGGTTGACCAGAACGCGCGCCAAGATCGCGCGCGCCGCCATCCCCTACCGGGTGCCCGCGGACGAGGACCTGCCCGAGCGGCTCGCCGCCGTGTGCTCGGTGGTGCATGCTTCCTACACGATCGCCCACAGCGCGGTCGGCGGTGACACGGTCAGCGACGTCGATGGTTGCCGCGAGGCGCTGCGACTGGCCCGCCTTGTCCACGAGCTGATGCCCGACGAGCCGACGCCGATGGCCGTTTTGGCGCTGCTGCTCTACACGGAAGCCCGGCGCCCCGCACGCTTCGATGCGGTCGGCGACCCGGTCCTCCTGGCCGAGCAGGATCGCCGGCGGTGGGACCGCCAGGCCATCGAGGAAGCGGACGTCCTGCTCAACACGTCCTTGCGCCGGACGGAGGGCATCGCCGACCCTTACCAGCTGCAGGCCGCCATCGCCGCCGAACATGCCCGCGCCAGTTCCTACGACGCGACCGACTGGGCGGAGATCGTCCGCCTCTACGACTTGCTGCTCTCGCTGCGTCCGACGACTCCGGCGGCACTGGCGCGTGCGGTGGCGCTGGCAGAGTGGCGCGGGCCGGACGCGGGTCTGCAAGTGCTCACCTCGCTGTCCCCTGACCAGCGCTGGCATGCGGTGCGTGGCGAATTACTCGCCCGACAAGGCGAATTCGACGAGGCGATCGCAGCGACACGACTGTCACTGACCGACGATGTACCCGCGCCCGAACGACGGTACCGCGAGCGCCGGATCGCGCAGTGGTCGTCACGACTCTGA
- a CDS encoding YciI family protein, whose protein sequence is MPQYAAIIYSRDVDYTAPEHAEEMAEYGTFGEVHGGALRGGAALHPTSTATTVRVKGARGGDVLLSDGPYAETKEALTGFYLLEAADLDEAVRIAADIPAAWNGAVEVRPVVDFG, encoded by the coding sequence ATGCCGCAGTACGCCGCCATCATCTACAGCAGGGACGTCGACTACACCGCGCCCGAGCATGCCGAGGAAATGGCCGAATACGGCACGTTCGGCGAGGTGCACGGCGGAGCCCTCCGCGGCGGGGCCGCGCTGCACCCGACCAGCACCGCCACCACCGTGCGGGTGAAGGGCGCCCGCGGGGGCGACGTGCTCCTCAGCGACGGGCCCTACGCAGAGACCAAGGAGGCGCTGACCGGCTTCTACCTGCTCGAGGCCGCCGATCTCGACGAAGCGGTCCGTATCGCCGCGGACATCCCGGCGGCGTGGAACGGGGCCGTCGAGGTGCGACCCGTTGTCGACTTCGGCTGA
- a CDS encoding nuclear transport factor 2 family protein — protein MPCPPSSPRTCARTGPGTWLPPYAFTAEAAVTDEGRTVRGREAIGAWLNNAGSEYTFSTTFTGATVPDAAHVDVVQRLEGDIPGGVADLHYRFTLDGDRICDLVIAP, from the coding sequence ATGCCCTGCCCGCCGTCGTCACCGCGTACCTGCGCGCGCACCGGTCCCGGGACGTGGCTGCCGCCCTACGCATTTACCGCGGAGGCGGCCGTCACCGACGAAGGTCGCACCGTCCGTGGACGGGAGGCCATCGGCGCGTGGTTGAACAACGCAGGAAGCGAGTACACGTTCTCCACCACCTTCACCGGCGCCACGGTGCCCGATGCGGCGCACGTCGACGTCGTCCAGCGTCTGGAAGGGGACATCCCCGGCGGGGTGGCCGATCTGCACTACCGGTTCACCCTGGACGGCGACCGGATCTGTGACCTCGTCATCGCACCCTGA
- a CDS encoding lipocalin family protein — protein sequence MIMKRWQFSLVTCAAGACLALGVGAGTAAADAGASGDASSSSQSAERTPRIERTAAYEGTRRTPLFRQRAAARDTEKSVERSSADNAETSAREAKRDAKPLPRWKTRQTEVSDTDDDAAAPARATATTRDRSPGPVATAMLSALSSLSGAPRTAAPQPPVTVPSVDVDRYLGTWYEVGSVKQFFSLGLVNTKAEYSLNADGSIKVVNSGNYFFNRGPKSTINGAALPVDDTNAKLNVAFFGRRPSATPPGNYWIVDLGSDYDYAIVTDSTGRSGFLLSRTPLVSDEQYKALVAQAKADGVRGWITKTRQPGARNAAPA from the coding sequence ATGATCATGAAGCGCTGGCAGTTCTCGCTGGTCACGTGCGCCGCAGGCGCATGTCTCGCGCTCGGTGTCGGCGCAGGCACCGCCGCGGCCGACGCGGGCGCCTCCGGCGACGCGTCGTCCTCGAGTCAGTCCGCCGAGCGCACTCCGCGAATCGAGCGGACGGCGGCGTACGAGGGCACACGGCGTACGCCGCTGTTCCGTCAGCGCGCCGCGGCGCGGGACACCGAGAAGTCGGTGGAGAGGTCTTCGGCCGACAACGCCGAGACATCGGCACGCGAAGCGAAGCGCGATGCGAAGCCGCTGCCACGCTGGAAGACCCGGCAGACAGAGGTCTCCGACACGGACGACGACGCCGCGGCCCCGGCCAGGGCGACGGCCACCACCCGCGACCGCTCGCCGGGCCCGGTGGCGACGGCGATGCTCAGCGCCCTGTCCTCGCTCAGCGGGGCACCGCGGACCGCGGCACCGCAACCTCCGGTGACAGTGCCCTCCGTCGATGTGGATCGCTACCTGGGCACCTGGTACGAGGTGGGTAGCGTCAAGCAGTTCTTCTCTCTGGGACTGGTGAACACCAAGGCCGAATACAGCCTCAACGCCGACGGATCCATCAAGGTGGTCAACTCCGGCAACTACTTCTTCAACCGGGGCCCGAAGTCGACGATCAACGGCGCCGCGCTACCCGTCGACGACACCAACGCCAAGCTCAACGTGGCGTTCTTCGGGCGCCGGCCCTCGGCGACGCCGCCCGGCAACTACTGGATCGTCGACCTGGGGTCGGACTACGACTACGCGATCGTCACCGACTCGACCGGACGGAGCGGATTCCTGCTCAGCCGCACGCCGCTGGTCTCCGACGAGCAGTACAAGGCCCTCGTGGCGCAGGCCAAGGCTGACGGAGTGCGCGGCTGGATCACCAAGACCCGCCAGCCCGGTGCGCGCAACGCCGCGCCGGCCTGA
- a CDS encoding short-chain dehydrogenase/reductase, translated as MLLDDAVRLAGRTAARVVTRPARMDLDGRVLFITGAARGLGAETARRAHARGAQVALVGRTLATLQALADELGPGAAAFEADVTSAEKLNRAAQDAAATFGGIDVVVANAGIAPPSHTVATIAPDAFEHTVEVDLLGQWRTVRAALPSVLERRGHVLLVGSIYAFFNGVLAAPYAVSKAGVEQLARALRVELAPHGVTAGIAYLGFIDTDLANDAFADEAAAAVRRAVPGIFTKEMTVGAAADAVLDAIERRAPRVSAPAWVRPLLAARSLTTSVMDEVLLHNRGVQAAISRAETAARQQDS; from the coding sequence GTGCTCCTCGACGACGCCGTGCGGTTGGCCGGCCGGACCGCAGCGCGCGTGGTGACGCGGCCGGCGCGAATGGATCTCGACGGTCGCGTGCTGTTCATCACCGGTGCCGCGCGTGGGCTCGGCGCCGAGACGGCGCGCCGCGCCCATGCTCGCGGTGCCCAGGTGGCGCTGGTGGGACGGACGTTGGCGACGTTGCAGGCGCTGGCCGATGAATTGGGTCCCGGGGCGGCCGCGTTCGAGGCGGACGTCACCTCGGCGGAGAAGCTGAACCGCGCCGCGCAGGACGCGGCGGCGACCTTCGGCGGGATCGACGTCGTCGTCGCGAACGCCGGGATCGCCCCGCCGTCGCACACGGTGGCGACGATCGCGCCCGACGCGTTCGAGCACACCGTCGAAGTCGACCTGCTGGGGCAGTGGCGGACGGTGCGGGCCGCGCTGCCCAGCGTGCTCGAGCGCCGCGGTCACGTGCTGCTGGTCGGCTCGATCTACGCGTTCTTCAACGGTGTGCTCGCCGCGCCGTACGCGGTGAGCAAGGCGGGGGTGGAACAGCTGGCGCGGGCGCTGCGGGTCGAATTGGCGCCGCACGGCGTGACGGCCGGGATCGCCTACCTCGGTTTCATCGACACCGACCTGGCCAATGACGCCTTCGCCGACGAGGCCGCGGCGGCGGTCCGGCGGGCGGTGCCCGGCATCTTCACCAAGGAGATGACCGTCGGCGCGGCAGCCGATGCGGTGCTCGACGCGATCGAGCGGCGCGCCCCGCGGGTCAGTGCGCCGGCCTGGGTCCGTCCGCTGCTGGCCGCGCGGTCACTGACCACGTCGGTGATGGATGAGGTGCTCCTGCACAATCGTGGTGTGCAGGCCGCGATCTCCCGGGCGGAAACCGCTGCGCGTCAACAGGATTCGTAG
- a CDS encoding Rieske (2Fe-2S) protein — protein sequence MTSLRNDPHERGVDTGSIFPPLTHDNPVRAQGSLLLRLTDLDDRGVREVRTDRHGVLAVGVTPDGTPFAVGNTCRHQFAQLGRGRVTEQGCLECPWHRARYDVSTGAMTEGPKGRIFGFKPYSAMIRAFGRRLELATVRVHLRDGAIYLAE from the coding sequence ATGACCAGTCTTCGCAATGACCCCCACGAACGGGGTGTCGACACCGGCAGCATCTTCCCGCCCCTCACCCACGACAATCCGGTCCGCGCGCAGGGGTCGTTGCTCCTGCGGCTGACCGACCTCGACGACCGTGGGGTGCGGGAGGTGCGGACCGACCGGCACGGCGTGTTGGCGGTCGGGGTGACTCCGGACGGAACGCCGTTCGCGGTCGGCAACACCTGCAGGCATCAGTTCGCCCAGTTGGGCCGGGGTCGCGTCACCGAGCAGGGCTGCCTGGAGTGCCCGTGGCACCGAGCCCGGTACGACGTGAGCACGGGCGCGATGACGGAGGGACCCAAGGGCCGGATCTTCGGGTTTAAGCCTTACTCGGCGATGATCCGCGCGTTCGGTCGCCGGCTCGAGCTCGCCACCGTGCGGGTCCACCTCCGTGACGGGGCCATCTACCTCGCCGAATAG
- a CDS encoding glycoside hydrolase family 16 protein, whose product MDRRHLLFTIGLGAAAAALPAATAHAQPVPGDIPPAPAPPGAPPAPTAAAPVFLFQEEFNGPAGAPPDPAWWFIVPEREVIRNPVEWDKPYNMGRYVTDQEHVFQDGKGNLVIRATRGPGTTIQEKYASAKIIGNWRGGVGTTWEARIKLDCLTDGAWPAFWLLNDNPVRGGEVDLVEWYGNNDWPSGTTVHARLDGTSFATDRHPVDNAWHTWRMTWLPTGMYFWKDYQPGMEPFFTVPANSIDDWPFNDPGYTLAPVFNIAVGGSGGREPAGGNYPAQMLIDWIRVF is encoded by the coding sequence ATGGATCGTCGTCACCTGCTGTTCACGATCGGTTTGGGCGCGGCGGCCGCTGCCCTGCCCGCGGCGACGGCCCATGCCCAGCCCGTCCCGGGCGACATTCCCCCGGCTCCCGCGCCTCCCGGAGCGCCGCCGGCACCGACCGCCGCCGCCCCGGTGTTCCTGTTCCAGGAGGAGTTCAACGGTCCTGCCGGCGCGCCTCCCGACCCGGCCTGGTGGTTCATCGTGCCCGAGCGCGAGGTCATCAGGAACCCCGTCGAATGGGACAAGCCCTACAACATGGGCCGCTACGTGACCGACCAGGAGCACGTCTTCCAGGACGGCAAGGGCAATCTCGTCATCCGGGCCACCCGCGGCCCGGGCACGACGATCCAGGAGAAGTACGCCAGCGCCAAGATCATTGGGAATTGGCGCGGCGGGGTCGGCACCACCTGGGAGGCGAGGATCAAGCTCGACTGCCTCACCGACGGCGCATGGCCCGCGTTCTGGCTGCTCAACGACAACCCGGTGCGCGGCGGCGAAGTCGACCTCGTCGAGTGGTACGGCAACAACGATTGGCCGTCCGGCACCACGGTGCACGCGCGGTTGGACGGCACGTCCTTCGCCACCGATCGTCATCCCGTCGACAACGCCTGGCACACCTGGCGGATGACGTGGCTGCCGACCGGCATGTACTTCTGGAAGGACTATCAGCCGGGCATGGAACCGTTCTTCACCGTGCCGGCGAACTCCATCGATGACTGGCCGTTCAACGACCCGGGCTACACCCTGGCGCCGGTGTTCAACATCGCGGTCGGCGGATCGGGAGGACGCGAACCCGCGGGCGGGAACTACCCGGCTCAGATGCTCATCGACTGGATCCGGGTGTTCTGA
- a CDS encoding DUF2256 domain-containing protein produces MPDQRDVKVCPVCGRPFHNRKKWSSRGQWDQIVYCSRRCRGAAVRTPGSSR; encoded by the coding sequence ATGCCCGATCAGCGCGACGTGAAGGTCTGCCCGGTCTGCGGCAGGCCCTTCCACAACCGCAAGAAGTGGTCATCGCGGGGGCAGTGGGATCAGATCGTGTACTGCTCGCGCCGGTGTCGAGGTGCGGCGGTCAGAACACCCGGATCCAGTCGATGA
- a CDS encoding lipocalin family protein has protein sequence MTSRHWGYWFFAAGAGACIALSAGHGVAAAEPDTGGDDSTSRSADTDTDTDTTRPARDASSDESAGRQSDPASAPASTRDDESDAAEEPTTRVKHHRLFTLRDAAEDSADETAEDPAPRKSTDHRRSPGPLATVALNVMSALTKPQRPEPMDSASDTAKVETLSAPAPEAVTGVRTGRATLDIPIGDKGLTTGADWYFPTQADGSVAATGLIYLQHGFMGRSFFYSALAKNLSQQTNSIVVSPNLPSFPSLRCGGCWINGVPTQQGVAALFQGDEDELTASAIAAGFTGVLPTDFVLTGHSAGGGLAAAAAGYYADDPNKGGTLRGVVMFDGFAFGGVVPDALTRLDEPYIPVYQIAAPPQLGNLFGATTKELVAARPDRFVGVTLANGSHVDSLIGGNPLVDFFSQLVTRFSPPGNTAAVYTLADGWINDLFAGLGPVDGNGIYGVPDQYIVMGDTAAVVLSPPPVVDVDSYLGTWYEVGSVKQFFSIGLVNTKAVYSLNPDGSIKVQNSGNYFFNNGPQSTIEGAAVPVDPSNNKLNVSFFGKPRANPPGNYWIVDLDPDYQWAIVSDPTGISGFLLTRDQTVSDAFYQELLDRASVYGVRGRITPTRQPSAGTTTV, from the coding sequence GTGACGTCAAGACACTGGGGTTACTGGTTCTTTGCCGCGGGCGCGGGCGCATGCATCGCGCTGAGCGCCGGACACGGGGTCGCCGCCGCGGAACCGGACACCGGCGGCGACGACTCCACGAGCCGATCGGCCGACACCGACACCGACACCGACACAACGCGCCCGGCCCGGGACGCCTCCTCCGACGAGAGCGCCGGCAGGCAGTCGGACCCCGCCTCGGCCCCGGCGTCGACCCGCGACGACGAGTCCGACGCGGCCGAGGAACCCACCACCCGCGTCAAGCACCACCGACTGTTCACCCTCCGGGACGCCGCCGAGGACAGCGCCGACGAGACGGCCGAGGATCCGGCGCCGAGGAAATCCACCGATCACCGGCGGTCCCCCGGCCCGCTGGCCACCGTGGCCCTGAACGTGATGTCGGCGCTGACCAAGCCGCAGCGACCGGAGCCCATGGACTCCGCATCAGACACCGCCAAGGTGGAGACGCTGTCGGCACCGGCGCCTGAGGCCGTCACCGGCGTCAGGACCGGCCGCGCGACCCTGGACATCCCGATCGGCGACAAGGGACTCACCACCGGCGCGGACTGGTACTTCCCCACCCAGGCGGACGGTTCGGTCGCCGCGACGGGCCTGATCTACCTGCAGCACGGCTTCATGGGCCGCTCGTTCTTCTACTCCGCGCTGGCCAAGAACCTCTCGCAGCAGACCAACAGCATCGTGGTCTCCCCGAACCTGCCGTCCTTCCCGTCGCTGCGGTGTGGCGGCTGCTGGATCAACGGCGTGCCGACCCAGCAGGGCGTCGCCGCGCTGTTCCAGGGCGACGAGGACGAACTGACGGCGAGCGCGATCGCGGCCGGATTCACGGGAGTCCTGCCGACGGACTTCGTGCTCACCGGGCACTCCGCCGGCGGGGGCCTGGCTGCCGCGGCCGCCGGCTACTACGCCGACGACCCGAACAAGGGCGGCACCCTGCGGGGTGTGGTGATGTTCGACGGCTTCGCGTTCGGCGGCGTCGTCCCCGACGCCCTGACGCGGCTCGATGAGCCCTACATCCCCGTCTACCAGATCGCGGCGCCGCCCCAGCTCGGGAACCTCTTCGGGGCCACCACCAAGGAATTGGTCGCGGCGCGTCCCGACCGGTTCGTCGGGGTGACCCTGGCCAACGGTTCGCACGTCGACTCGCTGATCGGCGGCAACCCGCTGGTCGACTTCTTCTCCCAGCTGGTGACGCGCTTCTCCCCTCCCGGCAACACCGCGGCGGTCTACACGCTGGCCGACGGCTGGATCAACGATCTGTTCGCGGGCCTGGGCCCGGTCGACGGCAACGGCATCTACGGCGTACCGGACCAGTACATCGTCATGGGCGACACCGCCGCCGTGGTGCTCTCCCCGCCGCCGGTCGTCGACGTGGACTCCTACCTCGGCACCTGGTACGAGGTGGGCAGCGTCAAGCAGTTCTTCTCGATCGGACTGGTCAACACCAAAGCGGTCTACAGCCTGAACCCGGACGGCTCGATCAAGGTGCAGAACTCGGGCAACTACTTCTTCAACAACGGCCCGCAGTCCACGATCGAAGGTGCCGCGGTGCCGGTCGACCCGTCGAACAACAAGCTCAACGTGTCGTTCTTCGGCAAGCCGCGGGCCAACCCGCCGGGCAACTACTGGATCGTCGACCTCGATCCGGATTACCAGTGGGCCATCGTCAGTGACCCGACCGGGATCTCGGGCTTCCTGCTGACCCGCGACCAGACGGTCAGCGACGCCTTCTACCAGGAGCTGCTCGACCGCGCGTCCGTGTACGGCGTCCGCGGCCGGATCACCCCGACGCGGCAGCCGAGCGCGGGGACGACCACGGTCTGA
- a CDS encoding SDR family oxidoreductase translates to MGVYAITGSASGMGRATADALRTAGHTVIGVDLDDADVVADLSTAAGRRAAADAVLAQSGGRLDGAVLAAGIGPGPGPEQLSRIAQVNVFGVVDLLEVWRPALAAGGHAKVVVFGSNSASTTPLVPARAVRALLASDADRAVRSVRVFGRNASVMLYAASKIAVSRWVRRHAVTGEWAGAGIRINVLAPGAIMTPLLEEQLSSPDRAKYVRSFPVPTGGFGDAGQLAAWAVFMLSDAAEFLCGSVLFVDGGTDAYFRADDWPRPVPLSGLVGYFRRFRPWSSPRSAAASG, encoded by the coding sequence ATGGGTGTCTATGCCATCACCGGTTCGGCCTCGGGGATGGGTCGTGCGACGGCAGACGCGTTGCGCACCGCCGGCCACACCGTGATCGGGGTGGATCTCGACGACGCCGACGTCGTGGCCGACCTGTCGACGGCGGCGGGCCGCCGGGCGGCCGCCGACGCGGTGCTCGCGCAGTCCGGCGGCCGGTTGGACGGCGCGGTGCTGGCCGCCGGCATCGGCCCCGGCCCAGGACCCGAACAACTGAGCAGGATCGCGCAGGTCAACGTCTTCGGCGTCGTCGACCTCCTCGAGGTGTGGCGCCCCGCACTGGCCGCCGGCGGACATGCGAAAGTCGTTGTCTTCGGCAGCAATTCGGCATCCACCACGCCGCTGGTCCCGGCCCGTGCCGTGCGGGCGCTGCTCGCCTCCGACGCCGACAGGGCGGTCCGGTCGGTCCGTGTCTTCGGACGCAACGCCTCGGTGATGCTCTACGCCGCGTCCAAGATCGCCGTCAGCCGCTGGGTGCGGCGGCACGCCGTCACCGGAGAATGGGCGGGCGCGGGCATCCGGATCAACGTGCTCGCGCCGGGCGCCATCATGACGCCGCTGCTCGAAGAGCAGCTCTCCTCGCCGGATCGGGCGAAGTACGTCCGGTCGTTCCCCGTGCCCACCGGCGGATTCGGCGACGCCGGTCAGCTGGCCGCCTGGGCGGTGTTCATGCTCTCGGACGCAGCCGAGTTCCTGTGCGGCAGCGTCCTCTTCGTCGACGGAGGAACCGACGCCTACTTCCGTGCGGACGACTGGCCGCGACCAGTGCCGCTGTCCGGGTTGGTGGGCTACTTCAGACGCTTCAGACCGTGGTCGTCCCCGCGCTCGGCTGCCGCGTCGGGGTGA
- a CDS encoding wax ester/triacylglycerol synthase family O-acyltransferase encodes MNPLAPLDAAMMTAELLSDPLHTAALLILSPPPDSGPGYVDALYDEAVTAIAELDQRFRRHPHIGVDTAGLWTWRVDETVDPRQHLRRATLAPPADREALWALVSSLHSEPLDPSRPMWMAYVIDGLAENRFAVYIKVHHTVVDGVAGLRIIADGLTPDPSSRSNGPLSATAPPVADASALHHRTSPMRAALHGDTSSVALARRTALGGLAMTVGRIAGGVAALPIDAPYTRFNGRLGRQRTFAGVSFPRSRIRAVQEAAAVTANDVLTAVVSGVLRDWLSAQRELPARTLVAICPVTVRSRDHVPDQDRQANLFGLQLCPLGTDLADPLERLAHVHRAMTWAKYQVAHRGPAATMLLAAPSIAATVLPPIVPFAPRLRRGYNVSISNVPGPPSRLYWDGALLEEIYPVSTAIDGQALNVTMCSYADRVTLGYVSGRRVVPDVGALIPLTEHALAELESALGTSAEET; translated from the coding sequence ATGAATCCGTTGGCGCCGTTGGACGCGGCGATGATGACCGCGGAGTTGCTCTCCGACCCGCTGCACACGGCTGCGCTGCTGATTCTGTCGCCACCACCGGATTCAGGGCCCGGATATGTCGACGCGCTCTACGACGAGGCCGTGACCGCGATAGCGGAGCTGGACCAGCGCTTTCGGCGGCACCCGCACATCGGCGTGGACACGGCGGGCCTGTGGACCTGGCGGGTCGACGAGACCGTCGACCCGCGTCAACACCTGCGACGCGCGACGCTCGCACCCCCGGCGGATCGGGAGGCACTGTGGGCGCTGGTCAGCTCGCTGCACAGTGAACCACTGGACCCATCCCGACCGATGTGGATGGCGTACGTGATCGACGGCCTGGCAGAGAACAGGTTCGCGGTCTACATCAAGGTGCACCACACCGTGGTCGACGGTGTCGCCGGGTTGAGGATCATCGCCGACGGGCTCACCCCCGATCCCTCGAGCCGGTCGAACGGACCACTGTCCGCCACTGCGCCTCCAGTGGCCGACGCGTCGGCCCTCCACCACCGGACGTCGCCGATGCGCGCGGCACTGCACGGTGACACGTCGAGCGTGGCCCTGGCGCGCCGGACCGCACTGGGCGGTCTGGCCATGACCGTCGGACGCATCGCCGGCGGCGTCGCGGCACTTCCGATCGACGCTCCGTACACCCGGTTCAACGGGCGGCTCGGCCGGCAGCGCACGTTCGCCGGAGTCAGCTTTCCGCGGTCGAGGATCCGCGCCGTCCAGGAGGCGGCCGCCGTGACGGCCAACGACGTGCTGACGGCCGTGGTGTCCGGTGTGCTCCGCGACTGGCTGAGCGCGCAGCGCGAACTGCCCGCCAGGACATTGGTGGCGATCTGCCCGGTGACCGTCAGATCGCGCGACCACGTACCCGATCAGGACCGGCAGGCCAATCTGTTCGGTCTGCAGCTGTGCCCGCTGGGCACCGACCTGGCCGATCCGCTGGAACGGTTGGCCCACGTGCACCGCGCGATGACGTGGGCCAAGTATCAGGTCGCCCACCGCGGTCCCGCCGCGACGATGCTGCTGGCGGCGCCGAGCATCGCGGCCACGGTGCTGCCGCCGATCGTGCCGTTCGCGCCTCGGCTGCGGCGCGGATACAACGTGTCGATCTCCAACGTGCCCGGGCCGCCGAGCCGGTTGTACTGGGACGGCGCGCTTCTCGAGGAGATCTATCCGGTGTCGACGGCGATCGACGGTCAGGCTCTGAACGTGACGATGTGTTCGTACGCCGATCGAGTGACCCTCGGCTACGTGTCGGGTCGTCGTGTGGTACCCGATGTAGGGGCGCTGATCCCGCTGACCGAACACGCTCTCGCCGAACTGGAGTCGGCGCTGGGCACAAGTGCAGAGGAGACGTGA
- a CDS encoding NAD(P)/FAD-dependent oxidoreductase — MARDADQQFDVLILGGGNAGLSAAARLLRKGFGRVAVIEPQTVHTYRPLLSYVGGGEADLRRAERTQRSVTPAGCTWIRDTVVAVDASAATVACASGRRYRYHDLVIGTGLVPDDDELPGIDAALQTPLVGSNYLDHAEKTWDLVRSMRPGGHAVFTVPRRPVSCTGTTIKPLFLAAGHWRRTGLLPGVSITLVIDRPYLLGVPALDARLSECLQELDVRVLHSTRVTALQPESSSITVSTGETLTYDMLHLVPPFRGPRWLQDCGLTGDQAHGLVDIDAATFAHREHPNIWAAGDGAAVDTDPSGGALRRQIAILVDNLAAARRGAAMTTYDGYTVAPITTDRHLLIAGEFDRTGAIASSLPSFIDSTRPRRSAWAFDRYVLPQSYWHAILKGRL; from the coding sequence ATGGCCCGCGACGCAGATCAGCAGTTCGACGTCCTGATCCTCGGCGGTGGGAACGCCGGGCTGAGCGCCGCGGCCCGGCTGCTGCGCAAGGGATTCGGTCGCGTCGCGGTCATCGAGCCACAGACCGTGCACACCTACCGTCCGCTGCTGTCGTACGTCGGCGGTGGCGAGGCCGACCTGCGCCGTGCGGAGCGCACGCAACGGTCGGTGACGCCGGCGGGTTGCACCTGGATCCGCGACACGGTGGTCGCGGTGGACGCGTCGGCGGCGACGGTCGCGTGCGCCTCCGGACGCCGCTACCGCTACCACGACCTCGTGATCGGCACCGGTCTGGTGCCCGATGACGACGAGCTGCCCGGCATCGATGCGGCGCTGCAGACACCCTTGGTGGGGAGCAACTATCTCGACCACGCCGAGAAAACCTGGGATCTGGTCCGTTCGATGCGGCCGGGTGGACATGCGGTCTTCACCGTGCCCCGTCGGCCGGTCAGCTGCACCGGCACCACGATCAAGCCGCTGTTCCTGGCCGCCGGCCACTGGCGGCGCACCGGTCTGCTGCCCGGGGTGAGCATCACCCTGGTCATCGACCGGCCGTACCTGCTCGGGGTGCCCGCCCTCGACGCCCGGCTCTCAGAGTGCCTGCAGGAGTTGGACGTCCGCGTCCTGCACAGCACCCGCGTGACGGCCTTGCAGCCGGAGTCGTCGTCGATCACCGTCTCGACCGGCGAGACGCTGACCTACGACATGCTGCACCTCGTCCCGCCCTTCCGCGGCCCGCGCTGGCTGCAGGACTGCGGACTGACCGGTGATCAGGCGCACGGGCTCGTCGACATCGATGCCGCCACCTTCGCGCACCGCGAGCATCCGAACATCTGGGCCGCCGGCGACGGCGCCGCCGTCGACACCGACCCGTCCGGGGGAGCGCTGCGCCGGCAGATCGCGATCCTCGTCGACAATCTCGCCGCCGCCCGCCGCGGTGCGGCGATGACGACCTACGACGGCTACACCGTCGCGCCGATCACGACGGACAGGCATCTGTTGATCGCCGGGGAATTCGACCGCACCGGCGCGATCGCGTCATCTCTCCCGTCGTTCATCGACAGCACCCGACCGCGCCGCTCCGCGTGGGCGTTCGACCGCTACGTCCTGCCGCAGTCGTACTGGCACGCCATCCTCAAGGGGCGGCTCTAG